The following nucleotide sequence is from Pedobacter sp. PACM 27299.
TAAATTCATCACCCCAGGTTATGGATGGACTGAATTTATATTGGGATCCAATAACAGATGGATCAGGTCTGTTTACTACATCCTCCCAGGCTACTGTCTTTAAACATCCCTGTGATGTTAAAGACTGCTCAGTTGCTAATTGGGTAATTTCTACAGCTGCTATCATTGAATTGCCTTCTATTTTATATACTGTACTATTAATATCGGGAATATACAGTTATTTCCATCTATTCTGCATAAGGGATACAGGCAGATATCTTTTTAATATAACTCAATTCATCATCAACCATCCTTTTTCATCCAATAAACATTTTCATGATCATCGATTATTTATAAAAACAAAAAAGTCGGAAGATTTCTCTTCCGACTATGATTGAATATAGCTTTTTTAATGCTTGATAAAGCTTAAAATTATTGAACTACTTTACCATCTTCTGCGATTTTGATAGAAGCCGCTTCTGCGTCTTTTTTGACGTCAACCTGGTAATACGTAGTTTTATCTGCATTCGTTACCAGGAAAGCGGCTACTGGAGTCCATGCTTTAATTGGTTCACTTTGTAATGTAGTTTTTACTGCTTCTGGAAGATCTTTCAATTCAACCGGAACTTTAGTGGCACTATCTTGTTTCAGGGTAATAGCTACTGGATTTTTTACTTCTGATGCGTTTACTGCTGTGATGGATGCGAATGCTAAAAATGCTGCTGATAAAATGATCTTTTTCATAACTTATATATTAGTGTTAAATATTCTTGTGAATTATACTAACACTAAGGTTCATAATGGTGCCACGAATCACCATCTTTGGCACCCCCCCTGAAAAAGAGACCATTACAAAATCAGGTCCGATTTTAACTGTAGAGATCCGCCACAGTTTGCTGAGTAAAGAAGCAGATCATTGCCAAACATCGAGTTTTTATTCTAACATTATACTTCTTAAAGCTAGAAATAAATCAAATTCTGGAATAGCTTTAGGTTTATTTATCATAGATCAACTCAATACTTTAAAAGCTTCCTTAACTTTACTCTAGCATCAGCGTTGCTAGAGTAAAACCTATAAAAGTTAAGCTATGATTCCTGACAAAAATGTTTTTTACAAAGTAGACATTGTCGTGATTGGGGCAGGACAAGCTGGTTTATCAGCAGCCTACAATTTACAACGAGAAGGCATAAAACCTGGAAAGGGATTTGTTGTTTTAGACTATGAATTTAGTCCGGGTGGCGCCTGGCAGCATCGTTGGGATTCTCTAACGCTAAGCAACGTAAACGGCGTCAATGATTTACCAGGAATGGCCTTTTCCGCTATTGTAAATACTAAGGAAACAGCGTTGCAAGCGAATATTGCAATTCCAAAATACTATGAGCAATATGAGAAAGCCTTTAATCTTCCAGTCATTCGTCCCATAAGAGTAACTGATATTACTGAACAAAACGGGCGGTTTATCATCCGAACAACCGGAATTCAATTTAGTGCTCGCGGATTGATCAATGCTACCGGCACCTGGAAAACCCCACACTGCCCTAAATATCCCGGCTGGGAAAAATTCAAAGGGAGGCAACTGCACACTGCTGAGTATAAAAACGCTAAAGAATTTATCGGAAAACATGTGATAGTTGTGGGTGGTGGTATTTCAGCTATCCAATTACTCGGGGAGATTTCAGCAGTAACCCAAACTACTTGGGTTGCCCGGCGATCTCCTGATTTTAA
It contains:
- a CDS encoding NAD(P)-binding domain-containing protein, producing MIPDKNVFYKVDIVVIGAGQAGLSAAYNLQREGIKPGKGFVVLDYEFSPGGAWQHRWDSLTLSNVNGVNDLPGMAFSAIVNTKETALQANIAIPKYYEQYEKAFNLPVIRPIRVTDITEQNGRFIIRTTGIQFSARGLINATGTWKTPHCPKYPGWEKFKGRQLHTAEYKNAKEFIGKHVIVVGGGISAIQLLGEISAVTQTTWVARRSPDFKEYEFSPEIGREAVALVEKRVREGLPPESVVSVTGLPITPAIKEMLSKGVLDRKPMFKEIIETGVRWEDGTTLDAEVIFWNTGFRHSLNHLAPLKLMNDKNGIEMSGKLATQVVKDPRIHLTGYGPSASTIGANRAGRTAAIELIEFLEL